A part of Halomarina litorea genomic DNA contains:
- a CDS encoding acyl-CoA dehydrogenase family protein encodes MDFSVPSEAVQIQKALDDFVEREVEPLESEHPEFLGEDYQRHIVDEDHYQVPEYRDIVETIREKSVEAGFWGMGMPEKVGGGGVDLLTDAIVTEHLANRPPGFHSAIMGGAGGPTPVLLACDEDQRAKFLEPLIAGEVTTCFALTEPDHGSDPHYMDATAEKEGDEWVINGNKYWITNGPYADFAMVFARTSGEKGDYEGITCFLVESDNPGYHVEKVHRTMGLTPGGQAELRFDDCRIGEDRVLGEVDQAFQTAMNWIGGGRIKIAANAVGTSQFLLDLAVEYARDRETFGKPIGHRQGVSFQLADLATDIEQVRQLYRYAAWKIQEGERARKEESMAKLRGSELANRAADVAMQVYGGAGFMKDTPIEREYRSARVLRIFEGTDEIQRRTIARELV; translated from the coding sequence ATGGACTTCAGCGTCCCCTCGGAGGCCGTCCAGATACAGAAGGCGCTCGACGACTTCGTCGAGCGGGAGGTCGAACCCCTGGAGAGCGAGCACCCCGAGTTCCTCGGCGAGGACTACCAGCGCCACATCGTCGACGAGGACCACTACCAGGTCCCCGAGTATCGAGATATCGTCGAGACCATCCGCGAGAAGTCCGTCGAGGCGGGTTTCTGGGGCATGGGGATGCCCGAGAAGGTGGGCGGCGGGGGGGTGGACCTGCTCACCGACGCCATCGTGACCGAACACCTCGCCAACCGGCCGCCGGGGTTCCACAGCGCTATCATGGGCGGGGCGGGCGGGCCGACGCCCGTCCTCCTCGCCTGCGACGAGGACCAGCGAGCGAAGTTCCTCGAACCCCTCATAGCCGGCGAGGTGACGACCTGTTTCGCGCTGACGGAACCCGACCACGGGAGCGACCCTCACTACATGGACGCAACCGCCGAGAAGGAGGGTGACGAGTGGGTGATCAACGGCAACAAGTACTGGATAACGAACGGGCCGTACGCCGACTTCGCGATGGTGTTCGCCCGCACCTCGGGCGAGAAGGGCGACTACGAGGGCATCACCTGTTTCCTCGTCGAGAGCGACAACCCGGGCTACCACGTCGAGAAGGTCCACCGGACGATGGGGCTGACCCCCGGCGGGCAGGCGGAACTCCGCTTCGACGACTGCCGGATCGGCGAGGACCGCGTCCTCGGCGAGGTCGACCAGGCGTTCCAGACGGCGATGAACTGGATCGGCGGCGGGCGCATCAAGATCGCCGCGAACGCCGTCGGGACCTCGCAGTTCCTGCTGGACCTCGCCGTGGAGTACGCCCGCGACCGCGAGACGTTCGGCAAGCCCATCGGCCACCGGCAGGGCGTCTCCTTCCAGCTTGCGGACCTCGCGACGGACATCGAGCAGGTGCGTCAGCTCTACCGCTACGCCGCTTGGAAGATTCAGGAGGGCGAACGCGCCCGCAAGGAGGAGTCGATGGCGAAGCTCAGGGGCTCGGAACTCGCCAACCGCGCCGCCGACGTCGCCATGCAGGTGTACGGCGGGGCCGGGTTCATGAAGGACACGCCCATCGAACGGGAGTACCGCTCTGCGCGCGTCCTCCGCATCTTCGAGGGGACCGACGAGATTCAGCGCCGGACCATCGCCCGCGAACTCGTCTGA
- a CDS encoding LLM class flavin-dependent oxidoreductase has protein sequence MKFGVFYEHQLPRPWDDGDEHRLYHDALDQVELADDLGIDYAWEVEHHFLEEYSHSSAPEVFLAAAAQRTEDIRLGHGIKLMPPAYNHPARVAEAVATLDIVSDGRVEWGTGESASRTELEGFGVPPEEKGAMWAECTEQTAHMLDMEPYPGYDGQYVQMPARNVVPKPVQRPHPPLWMACSSRETIEEAARNGVGALCFTFADPEEAESWVDTYYETFEEECVPVGRAVNPNVAMVTGFSCHPDREVARERGAEGFAFFQFALAHYYFEGVHEPGETDIWQAFQDAGGVDAFEESIIGSAIDTPDGIREHLRGFEEAGVDQVIFIQQGGKNRHEHICESLELFAERVMPEFHDREPARLERKRERLAPAVEAAMDRKQFPEPPGDGDRTHVPAYPLDAEGEAGD, from the coding sequence GTGAAGTTCGGCGTCTTCTACGAACACCAGTTGCCCCGCCCGTGGGACGACGGCGACGAACACCGCCTCTACCACGACGCCCTCGACCAGGTCGAACTGGCCGACGACCTCGGCATCGACTACGCCTGGGAGGTCGAACACCACTTCCTGGAGGAGTACAGCCACTCCTCGGCCCCCGAGGTGTTCCTCGCCGCCGCCGCACAGCGGACCGAGGACATCCGCCTCGGGCACGGCATCAAACTGATGCCGCCCGCGTACAACCACCCGGCGCGCGTCGCCGAGGCCGTCGCCACCCTCGACATCGTCTCCGACGGGCGCGTCGAGTGGGGGACCGGTGAGTCCGCCTCCCGGACGGAGCTAGAGGGGTTCGGCGTCCCTCCCGAGGAGAAAGGCGCGATGTGGGCGGAGTGCACCGAGCAGACCGCCCACATGCTCGACATGGAGCCGTACCCGGGGTACGACGGCCAGTACGTCCAGATGCCGGCGCGCAACGTCGTCCCCAAGCCGGTCCAGCGCCCCCACCCCCCGCTGTGGATGGCCTGTTCGAGTCGCGAGACCATCGAGGAGGCCGCCCGCAACGGGGTGGGCGCGCTCTGTTTCACCTTCGCCGACCCGGAGGAAGCCGAGTCGTGGGTCGACACCTACTACGAGACGTTCGAGGAGGAGTGCGTCCCCGTGGGCCGGGCGGTCAACCCCAACGTCGCGATGGTGACCGGATTCTCCTGTCACCCGGACCGAGAGGTGGCGCGCGAGCGGGGTGCCGAGGGGTTCGCCTTCTTCCAGTTCGCGCTAGCACACTACTACTTCGAGGGCGTCCACGAACCCGGCGAGACGGACATCTGGCAGGCGTTCCAGGACGCGGGCGGCGTCGACGCCTTCGAGGAGTCCATCATCGGGAGCGCCATCGACACGCCCGATGGCATCCGCGAGCACCTCCGCGGGTTCGAGGAGGCGGGCGTCGACCAGGTCATCTTCATCCAGCAGGGCGGGAAGAACCGCCACGAGCACATCTGCGAGTCGCTCGAACTGTTCGCCGAGCGGGTGATGCCCGAGTTCCACGACCGGGAACCGGCGCGACTGGAGCGCAAGCGCGAGCGACTCGCACCCGCGGTCGAGGCGGCGATGGACCGCAAGCAGTTCCCCGAACCGCCGGGCGACGGCGACCGGACACACGTACCTGCCTACCCCCTCGACGCGGAGGGCGAGGCCGGCGACTGA
- a CDS encoding ABC transporter substrate-binding protein, which yields MVNNDHESSEHDEFGDLDGDWSVTRRHALALASASAAGLAGCLGGGGGNDSGGGGNGDGNGSGGGPGGAAVHVITDYNNEAWQQKWEESLVPAFQEETDWKVEMEYSGFSGNQESRLANLIQAGDPPAINSSTFEQVGDIWASGGLRDIGDAVAAAQENSGTLISQPYHNGESYWEMPHGAYTGTFIYRQDVYDELGLSVPTSFQGVLENAKAIDEADMGIRGYGLAGQKTGKAQDEFQTYLANMGVQELRFKDRTKQEEVEVWFPEEEIVTLLQYFKDLSQYSPDPTGIGWGSSLRNWVGGQFAQQYHLNIWPAGVAAGANDEVAKNTAVAPMPLWEEGGITKEDSYLSNPTPDGHHVFSNSDNPEGGAAFLRWLYAEDGERAARMYETEPTRFLPIYSDIIETDTFTGYDYWQQYPRQLKMLEKVQNEIVAEYYDNIEGASVLANSPIGVYYYRFFFQAEMVNQVVTDTLSPQKAYEQGLQRANEIVGEARERMSDRLDN from the coding sequence ATGGTTAACAACGACCACGAGAGTAGTGAGCACGATGAGTTCGGCGACCTCGACGGCGACTGGTCAGTGACGCGGCGTCACGCCCTCGCCCTCGCGAGCGCGAGTGCAGCGGGCCTCGCGGGCTGTCTCGGCGGTGGGGGCGGGAACGACAGCGGCGGTGGTGGGAACGGGGACGGGAACGGGAGTGGTGGCGGGCCGGGCGGCGCGGCCGTCCACGTCATTACCGACTACAACAACGAGGCCTGGCAACAGAAGTGGGAGGAGAGCCTGGTTCCCGCCTTCCAGGAGGAAACCGACTGGAAGGTAGAGATGGAGTACTCCGGGTTCTCCGGGAACCAGGAGAGTCGCCTGGCGAACCTCATCCAGGCGGGCGATCCGCCGGCGATCAACTCCTCGACCTTCGAGCAGGTCGGCGACATCTGGGCCTCCGGCGGACTCAGGGACATCGGAGACGCGGTCGCCGCCGCACAGGAGAACAGTGGAACGCTCATCTCACAGCCCTATCACAACGGAGAGTCCTACTGGGAGATGCCACACGGTGCTTACACGGGGACGTTCATCTATCGCCAGGACGTCTACGACGAACTCGGCCTGTCGGTTCCGACATCCTTTCAGGGCGTCCTCGAGAACGCCAAGGCCATCGACGAAGCCGATATGGGGATCCGCGGGTACGGCCTCGCCGGGCAGAAGACCGGGAAGGCCCAAGACGAGTTCCAGACGTACCTCGCGAACATGGGCGTCCAGGAACTCCGATTCAAGGACCGCACGAAACAGGAGGAAGTCGAGGTGTGGTTCCCCGAGGAGGAGATCGTCACGCTGCTCCAGTACTTCAAGGACCTCTCGCAGTACTCGCCGGACCCGACCGGCATCGGCTGGGGGTCGTCGCTGCGCAACTGGGTCGGCGGACAGTTCGCCCAGCAGTACCACCTCAACATCTGGCCCGCTGGCGTCGCCGCCGGGGCGAACGACGAGGTTGCGAAGAACACGGCCGTCGCTCCGATGCCCCTCTGGGAGGAGGGCGGCATCACCAAGGAGGACTCCTACCTCTCGAACCCGACGCCCGACGGCCACCACGTCTTTTCGAACTCGGACAACCCCGAGGGGGGCGCGGCGTTCCTCAGGTGGCTCTACGCCGAGGACGGGGAACGCGCGGCACGAATGTACGAGACGGAGCCGACGCGCTTCCTTCCCATCTACAGCGACATCATCGAGACGGACACGTTCACCGGCTACGACTACTGGCAGCAGTACCCGCGCCAGCTGAAGATGCTCGAGAAGGTCCAGAACGAGATCGTCGCCGAGTACTACGACAACATCGAGGGGGCGTCGGTGCTGGCGAACAGCCCCATCGGCGTCTACTACTACCGCTTTTTCTTCCAGGCGGAGATGGTCAACCAGGTCGTCACCGACACGCTCTCGCCGCAGAAAGCCTACGAGCAGGGACTCCAGCGGGCGAACGAGATCGTCGGGGAGGCGCGCGAGCGGATGTCGGACCGACTGGACAACTGA
- a CDS encoding D-2-hydroxyacid dehydrogenase, with translation MTDHPTVLLAHPIFGDGTEPLAAAIRERLPDDVDLRVGHDEAETHRHAPDADILVTHRLDPELRETAPVRWVQTLSAGVDSYDLDAFRESGVVLTNASGIHARPIADHVLGALLHFERRFDRAVAQQRDREWARYGAGELADRTVCVVGVGAIGSRVSELCLALGTDVVGVKRDPSSAPDGVDCVTPDELGEALARSDRVVLACPLTDETRGLIGREELDALGEDGVLVNIARGEVVDEGALTEALRDDRLRGAALDVFEEEPLPEDSLLWGMENVLATPHVAGTTPHYWERAADIFAENYRRYRAGEDLRNRVV, from the coding sequence ATGACCGACCACCCGACCGTCCTCCTCGCCCACCCCATCTTCGGCGACGGGACCGAACCGCTGGCCGCGGCCATCCGCGAGCGACTCCCCGACGACGTCGACCTCCGGGTCGGCCACGACGAGGCGGAGACGCACCGCCACGCGCCCGACGCCGACATCCTCGTCACGCACCGCCTCGACCCCGAACTCCGCGAGACCGCACCGGTCCGCTGGGTACAGACGCTCTCGGCGGGCGTCGACAGCTACGACCTCGACGCGTTCCGCGAGTCCGGCGTCGTCCTCACGAACGCCTCCGGAATTCACGCCCGGCCCATCGCCGACCACGTCCTCGGCGCGTTGCTCCACTTCGAGCGACGCTTCGACCGGGCCGTCGCCCAGCAACGCGACCGGGAGTGGGCGCGCTACGGCGCGGGCGAACTCGCCGACCGCACCGTCTGCGTCGTCGGCGTCGGGGCCATCGGGTCGCGCGTCTCGGAACTGTGTCTCGCCCTCGGGACGGACGTGGTGGGCGTCAAGCGCGACCCGTCGAGCGCACCCGACGGCGTCGACTGCGTCACCCCCGACGAACTCGGCGAGGCACTCGCCCGGTCCGACCGCGTCGTCCTCGCCTGTCCGCTGACCGACGAGACGCGCGGGCTGATAGGGAGGGAGGAACTCGACGCCCTCGGCGAGGACGGCGTCCTCGTCAACATCGCTCGCGGCGAGGTGGTCGACGAGGGAGCACTCACCGAGGCACTCCGCGACGACCGTCTGCGCGGTGCCGCTCTCGACGTGTTCGAGGAGGAACCGCTCCCCGAGGACTCCCTGCTGTGGGGGATGGAGAACGTCCTCGCGACGCCCCACGTCGCGGGGACGACGCCGCACTACTGGGAGCGTGCCGCGGACATCTTCGCGGAGAACTACCGGCGCTACCGGGCGGGCGAGGACCTGCGGAACCGCGTCGTCTGA
- a CDS encoding carbohydrate ABC transporter permease: MAGETIEREDTRRIGSLLDRAPVDAETLIGIGTILPVILLYLIISIIPVGFAVWASLHEIPLLNPNWTYIGLSNYAEVLRIDRFWASLWRGVVFMVGSTLLQLVVGLWIALTLNQIKVAQKLMTAVVFSAYLIPTIVVALGGLFMFDTFVGVLHQIGSETLGLWGENTFALGTHQWAMPLVVLIGSWKFSIFITIFALAQLRAIPMRFYEAAKICGANRWEMFRDITLPRIQGVILVAVLLRSIFMFNKFDLIWILTNGGPGYATTTLPVLAYREAFEAANYGLANAIAVVMFVFLALGGVAYFKVFNPSDEVET, from the coding sequence GTGGCGGGTGAGACCATCGAGCGGGAGGACACCCGCCGGATCGGCTCGCTACTGGACAGAGCGCCGGTCGACGCGGAGACGCTCATCGGCATCGGGACCATCCTCCCGGTTATCCTGCTGTACCTCATTATCTCCATCATCCCGGTCGGCTTCGCCGTCTGGGCGTCGCTCCACGAGATTCCCCTGCTGAACCCCAACTGGACGTACATCGGCCTCTCGAACTACGCGGAGGTGCTCCGAATCGACCGGTTCTGGGCGTCGCTGTGGCGCGGGGTCGTCTTCATGGTGGGCTCGACACTGCTCCAGCTGGTCGTCGGGCTCTGGATCGCGCTGACGCTCAACCAGATCAAGGTCGCCCAGAAGCTGATGACTGCGGTCGTGTTCTCCGCGTACCTCATCCCGACCATCGTCGTCGCCCTCGGTGGCCTGTTCATGTTCGACACCTTCGTCGGCGTACTCCACCAGATCGGCAGCGAGACCCTGGGGCTGTGGGGGGAGAACACCTTCGCGCTCGGCACCCACCAGTGGGCGATGCCGCTGGTGGTCCTCATCGGGAGCTGGAAGTTCTCCATCTTCATCACCATCTTCGCGCTCGCCCAGCTTCGTGCCATCCCGATGCGGTTCTACGAGGCAGCGAAGATCTGTGGCGCAAATCGCTGGGAGATGTTCCGTGATATCACGCTCCCGCGCATCCAGGGGGTCATCCTCGTCGCGGTCCTGCTCCGTTCCATCTTCATGTTCAACAAGTTCGACCTCATCTGGATCCTCACGAACGGGGGTCCGGGCTACGCGACGACGACGCTGCCCGTGCTGGCCTACCGGGAGGCCTTCGAGGCCGCCAACTACGGGCTGGCCAACGCCATCGCAGTCGTGATGTTCGTCTTCCTGGCGCTCGGTGGCGTCGCCTACTTCAAGGTGTTCAACCCCAGTGACGAGGTGGAGACCTGA
- a CDS encoding MBL fold metallo-hydrolase, with amino-acid sequence MDCQTGRGTDLSTSPVPIHRLEFGLEWPPWTAAAYLVATDDPVLVDAGVPGDEGEAELRDGLAEYGYDPADVGHVVLTHPHSDHLGQVPTLREAGARVVAARPTRERLRRDPDDLAAAVERVCRGVGLPDGEIPDQIDRALDSLRRNRRLLDPDGIDHAFAFGESFEAGGLAFDPVHTPGHQADHASFAVGVGGEDLLFSGDALVATFRAAALNVGFDDGAYGAVDDFYAGYDRLDGREFDRVFPGHGPVFEDAAGALADSRADLDSLLAGTLDAVRAVGPASPYDLTRERVGEYEHLARLFDTVGALGALERRGRVERVDSGAEGDDGPRRYRVRPAGEE; translated from the coding sequence ATGGACTGTCAGACCGGCCGCGGGACGGACCTCTCGACGTCCCCCGTGCCGATTCACCGCCTCGAGTTCGGTCTCGAGTGGCCGCCGTGGACGGCCGCCGCCTACCTCGTCGCCACCGACGACCCGGTCCTCGTCGACGCCGGCGTCCCCGGAGACGAGGGCGAGGCGGAACTCCGTGATGGGCTGGCGGAGTACGGCTACGACCCCGCGGACGTGGGCCACGTCGTCCTCACGCACCCCCACTCGGACCACCTCGGACAGGTGCCCACGCTCCGAGAGGCGGGTGCGCGCGTCGTCGCCGCCCGTCCCACCCGCGAGCGACTCCGCCGCGACCCGGACGACCTCGCCGCCGCCGTCGAACGGGTCTGTCGCGGTGTCGGCCTCCCGGACGGGGAGATCCCCGACCAGATCGACCGGGCGCTGGACTCCCTTCGGCGCAACCGCCGACTGCTCGACCCGGACGGCATCGACCACGCCTTCGCGTTCGGCGAGTCGTTCGAGGCGGGCGGCCTCGCGTTCGACCCCGTCCACACGCCGGGACACCAGGCCGACCACGCCAGTTTCGCGGTCGGCGTCGGTGGCGAGGACCTGTTGTTCTCGGGCGACGCCCTCGTGGCGACGTTCCGCGCCGCCGCCCTCAACGTCGGGTTCGACGACGGCGCGTACGGCGCTGTCGACGACTTCTACGCGGGCTACGACCGTCTCGACGGTCGAGAGTTCGACCGCGTCTTCCCCGGCCACGGCCCGGTCTTCGAGGACGCGGCGGGCGCACTCGCCGACTCGCGGGCCGACCTCGACTCCCTCCTCGCGGGGACGCTCGACGCGGTCCGGGCGGTCGGCCCCGCCTCGCCGTACGACCTCACCCGCGAACGCGTCGGCGAGTACGAACACCTCGCGCGCCTGTTCGACACGGTCGGTGCCCTCGGGGCGCTGGAACGACGGGGACGGGTCGAACGGGTCGACTCGGGCGCAGAGGGCGACGACGGCCCCCGACGCTACCGCGTACGCCCGGCCGGGGAGGAGTAG
- a CDS encoding carbohydrate ABC transporter permease translates to MGTKTESDRSGTFGLDFRTEDKLYRVALGMSAFIFFVFIVFPIYWVFQSSLKTRNAIQTGGITWFPSSEGFTLSNYEVLFNSDVGLYLLNSVIVTLGTVLSVIVISLVAGYGLARIQFNHKANFARFLLFGYMFSPIVLGLPLYLIWQDLGLLNTRIGLIIALTAISMPFSVWLMWKYIQTIPRAMEESAWVAGASRWRTFRDVVVPQTQPAMIAAALFAFALAWSDFTFARILLPQNSATTFAPGILRLINQSYSFAWSDMMAASMLMTIPPLLFAYFLQSYLLKGFQIRSL, encoded by the coding sequence ATGGGAACCAAGACAGAGAGCGACCGGAGCGGAACGTTCGGCCTCGACTTCCGGACGGAGGACAAGTTGTACCGTGTCGCGCTCGGCATGAGCGCGTTCATCTTCTTCGTCTTCATCGTCTTCCCCATCTACTGGGTGTTCCAGAGCTCGCTGAAGACGCGCAACGCCATCCAGACCGGAGGCATCACGTGGTTCCCGTCGTCCGAGGGGTTCACGCTGTCGAACTACGAGGTGCTGTTCAACAGCGACGTCGGCCTCTACCTCCTCAACAGCGTCATCGTGACGCTCGGGACCGTCCTCTCGGTCATCGTCATCTCGCTGGTGGCGGGCTACGGCCTCGCGCGCATCCAGTTCAACCACAAGGCGAACTTCGCCCGGTTTCTCCTGTTCGGGTATATGTTCAGCCCCATCGTGCTCGGCCTGCCGCTGTACCTCATCTGGCAGGACCTGGGCCTGCTGAACACCCGGATCGGACTGATCATCGCGCTGACGGCTATCTCGATGCCGTTCTCGGTGTGGCTGATGTGGAAGTACATCCAGACCATCCCGCGGGCGATGGAGGAGTCGGCGTGGGTCGCCGGCGCGTCGCGCTGGCGGACGTTCCGCGACGTCGTCGTCCCGCAGACCCAGCCGGCGATGATCGCGGCAGCACTGTTCGCGTTCGCGCTGGCGTGGAGCGACTTCACGTTCGCGCGTATCCTGCTGCCCCAGAACTCCGCGACGACGTTCGCACCCGGTATCCTCCGGCTCATCAACCAGTCGTACAGCTTCGCCTGGAGCGACATGATGGCGGCGTCGATGCTGATGACGATTCCGCCGCTGCTGTTCGCGTACTTCCTCCAGAGCTATCTGCTGAAAGGCTTCCAGATCCGTTCACTATGA
- a CDS encoding MFS transporter, with translation MSDGYDVRKVSLAVVAGVFFGGIATGVAFPTLPLLDDLLGISAVMLGLILSANRFARLPMNAPAGTIIDRVGSRRPMIVGLFVQGLAPFGYLAGLRVPSGTAADLPLVGPVSNAAVVFLLARAMWGVGSAFVFIGAFATVTHVTDRSNRGKWLGYMRGGQSLGFPTGLVVGGLVSDLLSVEAAFLLAGVLAGVAGVVGYLVLPDVRPETDRRTRLRDVPQMVRDEPRVVPIGVGNMTLRFIFGGVLLATVAKYAESTGVSVSALDAAGISGLVLGVGVVAASGATVVTGRVSDGLDNRAVLLLPTFVAIATGLTVLAGVPTLSGLFVGAALIGAGTGGAGPVLMATLGDITPGDEVGRMGGVYNVMGDVGLSLGPVLAVPMVDGWFGFATTYALCAAAVVCTLLVSVVPLVRQGRTALPTTP, from the coding sequence GTGAGCGACGGCTACGACGTCAGGAAGGTCTCGCTGGCGGTCGTCGCGGGCGTGTTCTTCGGCGGCATCGCGACCGGCGTCGCCTTCCCGACGCTCCCCCTCCTCGACGACCTGCTCGGCATCAGCGCCGTCATGCTCGGCCTGATCCTCTCGGCCAACCGCTTCGCCCGCCTCCCGATGAACGCCCCTGCAGGGACCATCATCGACCGGGTGGGGTCGCGCCGCCCGATGATCGTCGGCCTGTTCGTACAGGGACTGGCCCCCTTCGGCTACCTCGCGGGCCTGCGCGTCCCGTCGGGGACGGCCGCCGACCTGCCGCTGGTCGGGCCCGTCTCGAACGCCGCCGTCGTCTTCCTCCTCGCGCGGGCGATGTGGGGCGTCGGGAGCGCGTTCGTCTTCATCGGCGCGTTCGCCACCGTCACCCACGTCACCGACCGGTCGAACCGCGGGAAGTGGCTCGGGTACATGCGTGGCGGCCAGTCGCTCGGCTTCCCGACGGGCCTCGTCGTCGGCGGCCTCGTCTCGGACCTCCTCTCGGTGGAGGCCGCGTTCCTCCTCGCGGGCGTCCTCGCGGGCGTCGCGGGCGTCGTCGGCTACCTCGTCTTGCCCGACGTCAGGCCGGAGACCGACCGGCGGACCCGCCTGCGCGACGTCCCCCAGATGGTCCGCGACGAACCGCGCGTCGTCCCCATCGGCGTCGGGAACATGACCCTCCGGTTCATCTTCGGCGGCGTCCTCCTCGCCACGGTGGCGAAGTACGCCGAGTCGACCGGCGTGTCGGTGTCCGCCCTCGACGCCGCCGGCATCAGCGGACTCGTCCTCGGCGTGGGCGTCGTCGCCGCCAGCGGGGCGACCGTCGTCACCGGCCGGGTGTCGGACGGCCTCGACAACCGGGCCGTCCTCCTCCTGCCGACGTTCGTCGCCATCGCGACGGGACTGACCGTCCTCGCCGGGGTCCCCACGCTCTCCGGACTGTTCGTCGGGGCGGCGCTCATCGGGGCGGGGACGGGCGGGGCCGGCCCCGTCCTCATGGCGACCCTCGGGGACATCACGCCCGGCGACGAGGTCGGACGGATGGGCGGCGTCTACAACGTCATGGGCGACGTGGGCCTGAGCCTCGGCCCGGTGCTCGCCGTCCCCATGGTCGACGGCTGGTTCGGCTTCGCCACGACCTACGCCCTCTGTGCCGCCGCCGTCGTCTGTACGCTCCTCGTCTCCGTCGTCCCCCTCGTCCGACAGGGCCGGACCGCCCTCCCGACCACCCCGTGA
- a CDS encoding ABC transporter ATP-binding protein encodes MKVHLENLRRVFGDGDGKTVAVDGIDLTIDDGEFVTLVGPSGCGKTTTLRCVAGLDTPTGGAIRFGDRDVTDLPPQQRDIALLFQDIALYPHMSVRENMAYGLKIAGVPKKERYRKVEDAADLLQISNQLDKSPVDLSGGQQQRVALGRSLVRDPSVFLFDEPMSDLDAKLKRELRPVVQQVTERIGCPTLYVTHDQEEAMTMSDRVAVMNDGELEQVGPPKKVYDNPATEFVGSFIGQPTTQFFDGRLERTDDGVTLHIGEYEYPLGRGAERLDGYVGQSVRVGIRPQHLDAERRIDGHIPATHLLDEPLGDATHSFFDTEFGEVTVVTHPDFEGDREEHGIVVDPSQVMLFDPESGVQIGTAPAVRA; translated from the coding sequence ATGAAAGTTCACCTCGAAAACCTACGACGTGTGTTCGGCGACGGTGACGGCAAGACCGTCGCCGTCGACGGTATCGACCTGACCATCGACGACGGGGAGTTCGTCACGCTCGTCGGCCCCTCGGGCTGCGGGAAGACGACGACGCTGCGCTGTGTGGCGGGCCTCGACACGCCCACGGGCGGGGCCATCCGCTTCGGCGACCGCGACGTGACGGACCTCCCGCCCCAGCAACGCGACATCGCGCTGCTGTTCCAGGACATCGCGCTGTACCCCCACATGAGCGTCCGCGAGAACATGGCCTACGGGCTGAAGATCGCGGGCGTTCCGAAGAAAGAACGCTACCGGAAGGTCGAGGACGCCGCCGACCTGCTCCAGATCTCGAACCAGCTCGACAAGAGCCCGGTCGACCTCTCGGGAGGCCAACAGCAGCGCGTCGCCCTCGGGCGGTCGCTGGTTCGGGACCCCTCCGTCTTCCTGTTCGACGAACCGATGAGTGACCTCGACGCCAAACTGAAGCGCGAACTTCGGCCCGTCGTCCAGCAGGTGACCGAACGCATCGGCTGCCCGACGCTGTACGTCACCCACGACCAGGAGGAGGCGATGACGATGTCCGACCGCGTCGCGGTGATGAACGACGGGGAACTCGAACAGGTCGGCCCCCCGAAGAAGGTGTACGACAACCCGGCGACGGAGTTCGTCGGGTCGTTCATCGGCCAGCCGACCACCCAGTTCTTCGACGGTCGGCTCGAAAGGACGGACGACGGCGTCACGCTCCACATCGGCGAGTACGAGTACCCACTGGGGCGGGGCGCGGAGCGCCTCGACGGCTACGTCGGTCAGTCGGTCCGCGTCGGCATCCGCCCTCAGCACCTCGACGCCGAACGGCGGATCGACGGACATATCCCGGCGACCCACCTCCTCGACGAGCCGCTCGGGGACGCCACGCACAGCTTCTTCGATACGGAGTTCGGCGAGGTGACCGTCGTCACCCACCCGGACTTCGAGGGCGACCGCGAGGAACACGGCATCGTCGTCGACCCCTCGCAGGTGATGCTGTTCGACCCCGAGTCGGGCGTCCAGATCGGGACCGCACCGGCGGTACGGGCCTGA
- a CDS encoding RDD family protein, protein MVQRPGSAGRARSALSRVLDLYPTSQPPTPALDTAGERAVLYDRWFAALADLLVCFVLVEAPLLSLVDTLSGGRFLDVPGVPLLSVVLLAPIYVTYSFAFEWRYARTPGKVWRDLTTATTDGRPPSLRASAVRNLLRYVDGVGVPPLLVGTVSALWSVSGQRLGDRLAGTVVVRTR, encoded by the coding sequence ATGGTTCAGAGGCCAGGGAGCGCTGGACGGGCGCGGTCGGCGCTGAGCCGGGTACTCGACCTCTACCCGACGAGTCAGCCGCCCACCCCTGCGCTCGACACAGCCGGCGAGCGGGCGGTCCTGTACGACCGGTGGTTCGCCGCGCTCGCTGACCTGCTCGTCTGTTTCGTCCTCGTCGAGGCGCCCCTCCTCTCCCTCGTCGACACCCTCTCCGGAGGGAGGTTCCTCGACGTGCCCGGCGTCCCGCTGTTGTCGGTCGTCCTGCTCGCGCCGATCTACGTCACCTACTCGTTCGCCTTCGAGTGGCGCTACGCTCGCACCCCGGGGAAGGTCTGGCGTGACCTGACGACCGCGACGACGGACGGCCGCCCGCCGTCGCTGCGCGCCAGTGCCGTCCGGAACCTCCTGCGGTACGTCGACGGGGTGGGCGTTCCCCCCCTCCTCGTCGGGACGGTCAGCGCGCTGTGGTCGGTGTCGGGCCAGCGCCTCGGCGACCGACTCGCGGGGACGGTCGTGGTCCGCACTCGTTGA